In a genomic window of Paracoccaceae bacterium:
- the scpB gene encoding SMC-Scp complex subunit ScpB has product MGEQERMIEAILFATAEPITLRELATRMPHGSDPAEAMVHLRKRYEGRGVNLCRIGDAWALRTAPDLGFLMQRETVETRKLSRAAIETLAIIAYHQPVTRAEIEEIRGVSVSRGTVDQLLEMEWIRFGRRKMTPGRPVTFVVTEGFLDHFGLENARDLPGLKELRAAGLLENRPPPGLGMPGSEEDKEDESTEGQSELFEDE; this is encoded by the coding sequence ATGGGTGAACAGGAACGTATGATTGAGGCCATTTTATTCGCGACTGCCGAACCGATAACCCTGCGTGAACTAGCGACACGCATGCCGCACGGATCAGATCCGGCCGAAGCGATGGTGCATCTGCGCAAACGCTATGAGGGGCGGGGGGTAAACCTGTGCCGGATCGGGGATGCCTGGGCCCTGCGCACCGCCCCTGATCTGGGTTTTCTGATGCAGCGCGAAACGGTTGAGACGCGCAAACTGTCGCGCGCGGCCATCGAAACACTGGCCATCATTGCCTATCACCAACCGGTTACGCGGGCCGAAATCGAAGAAATTCGCGGCGTTTCTGTCAGTCGGGGCACCGTGGATCAATTGCTGGAAATGGAATGGATCCGGTTCGGGCGTCGCAAGATGACCCCGGGTCGCCCGGTGACGTTTGTTGTGACCGAAGGTTTCCTCGATCACTTTGGCCTTGAGAACGCGCGCGATTTACCTGGCCTGAAAGAGTTGCGCGCCGCCGGTTTGCTGGAGAACCGGCCACCGCCGGGCCTTGGGATGCCCGGGTCTGAAGAGGACAAGGAAGATGAAAGCACCGAAGGGCAAAGCGAGCTGTTTGAAGACGAATAA
- a CDS encoding ScpA family protein, translating to MTEDSFEEDKISVTDRLAAEALIVDVDGFEGPLDLLLTLSRTQKVDLRKISVLALAKQYLAFVERAKALRLELAADYLVMAAWLAFLKSRLLLPPDPTEDGPTGEELAAHLAFQLERLQAMRDAAARLMGRDRLGRDFFARGQTHEVTRTRKVQYTATLLDLMQGYARIRTRDDFRPFVMDRDAVFTMEQALDRMRGLIGFSGDWTDISSYLPEGWELDPVRRRSATASTFAASLELVKEGHLEIRQSETFAPLQLRKKDKPQ from the coding sequence ATGACTGAAGACTCCTTTGAGGAAGACAAAATATCCGTTACGGATCGGCTTGCTGCCGAGGCGCTGATTGTCGATGTCGATGGTTTTGAAGGCCCCCTTGATTTGCTGCTGACGCTGAGCCGTACCCAGAAAGTTGACTTGCGCAAGATCTCTGTACTGGCGCTGGCAAAGCAATATCTGGCATTTGTTGAACGCGCCAAAGCTTTGCGGTTGGAACTGGCGGCAGACTATCTGGTGATGGCCGCCTGGCTGGCTTTTCTGAAATCCCGCTTGTTGCTGCCACCTGACCCGACAGAGGATGGCCCGACTGGCGAAGAACTGGCCGCGCATCTTGCGTTTCAACTGGAACGTCTGCAGGCCATGCGCGACGCAGCAGCGCGTCTGATGGGGCGGGATCGCCTGGGGCGTGACTTCTTTGCGCGCGGTCAGACCCACGAGGTCACGCGCACCCGCAAAGTGCAATACACCGCGACCTTGCTGGACCTGATGCAGGGATATGCTCGCATCCGAACCCGCGATGATTTTCGCCCGTTTGTCATGGATCGGGATGCTGTTTTCACCATGGAACAAGCGCTGGACCGGATGCGCGGGTTGATTGGATTTAGCGGTGACTGGACGGATATTTCAAGCTATTTGCCCGAGGGTTGGGAGCTTGATCCAGTGCGGCGACGCTCCGCAACAGCGTCGACTTTTGCGGCATCGCTGGAACTGGTCAAAGAGGGTCATCTGGAGATCCGACAATCAGAGACATTTGCGCCGCTTCAACTGCGCAAGAAGGATAAACCGCAGTGA
- the nagZ gene encoding beta-N-acetylhexosaminidase, with protein MTHFGATILDADGLRLTPDEKAFFRDANPFGFILFARNIDTPDQVRALCAEMRDCVGREALITIDQEGGRVQRLRAPHWTEWLPPLDFVAASGEAAAHAMYLRYRLIAQELKEIGIDSNCAPMVDLAGSETHEFLRNRCYGTEPNAVGVLGRAVANGLLDGGVLPVVKHIPGHGRATLDSHFDLPRIEADHATLSTQDFAPFAALKDLPMGMTAHLVYDTLDDRPATLSPKVMAVIRDEIGFDNLIMTDDISMKALRGSLSEITHDALTAGCDVILYCNGPLEDRRRVADAAGEMTNAAQLRAERALAMRKTPVDIDIAAARAQLETLLNGA; from the coding sequence GTGACCCATTTTGGTGCAACAATCCTTGATGCGGACGGGCTGCGCCTGACACCAGATGAAAAGGCTTTTTTTCGCGACGCCAATCCATTTGGCTTCATTTTATTTGCCCGCAATATCGACACTCCCGATCAGGTGCGCGCGCTATGTGCCGAGATGCGCGACTGTGTCGGGCGCGAGGCCCTGATCACGATCGATCAGGAAGGCGGACGTGTTCAGCGATTGCGTGCCCCGCATTGGACGGAATGGCTGCCGCCGCTGGATTTTGTGGCCGCCAGCGGGGAGGCTGCTGCACATGCGATGTATCTGCGCTACCGCCTGATCGCGCAAGAGCTGAAAGAGATCGGCATCGACAGCAACTGCGCACCGATGGTCGATCTTGCCGGGAGCGAGACACATGAGTTTCTGCGCAATCGGTGCTATGGGACGGAGCCAAATGCAGTAGGCGTTTTGGGGCGCGCTGTGGCTAACGGGTTGTTGGATGGCGGCGTTTTACCAGTTGTGAAACACATTCCCGGCCATGGACGCGCAACGTTGGACAGCCATTTTGACCTGCCCCGTATTGAGGCGGATCATGCAACGCTGAGCACTCAGGATTTTGCGCCCTTCGCCGCGCTGAAAGACCTGCCGATGGGAATGACCGCGCATTTGGTTTATGATACGCTGGATGATCGCCCCGCCACACTGTCGCCCAAAGTGATGGCGGTGATCCGGGATGAGATCGGTTTTGACAACCTGATCATGACTGATGATATCAGCATGAAGGCGCTGCGGGGTTCACTGAGCGAAATCACCCATGACGCTTTGACTGCGGGTTGTGATGTGATCCTCTATTGCAACGGACCGCTGGAAGACCGACGTCGCGTTGCAGACGCCGCTGGAGAGATGACCAATGCAGCCCAGTTGCGCGCGGAACGTGCCTTGGCCATGCGTAAAACCCCCGTAGATATTGACATTGCGGCCGCACGCGCGCAGCTTGAGACGCTGTTGAACGGAGCGTAA
- a CDS encoding SPOR domain-containing protein, whose protein sequence is MADIQFSHGMGAYGRESEDAQDEALPSGALTMITNVAGAVVSLALIAGIGVWGYELMARDVSGIPIVQAAEGEMRVRPEVPGGQLARHQGLAVNAVAAEGQASGPVDQVTLAPKDTDLSHEDQPISAAKVAPVTQPKPLAPASDVITRATPGVVENLQDGAIDAVVAELTAGTKPLAEAQADSNATTDIAATDTVPTTEKATPALAQRIVLRPKLRPDNIATLQKASLTVETPASEVDASAIPAGTRLAQLGAFDSADVARAEWARLETRFGDYLQDKSRVVQQAQSGGRTFYRLRAMGFVDIADARRFCSAFKAEGVDCIPVAVK, encoded by the coding sequence ATGGCGGATATTCAATTCTCCCATGGAATGGGGGCCTACGGGCGCGAGTCCGAGGACGCGCAAGACGAGGCGTTGCCATCTGGCGCTCTGACGATGATAACGAATGTCGCTGGCGCCGTCGTATCGCTTGCACTGATCGCTGGTATAGGTGTTTGGGGCTATGAGCTGATGGCACGCGATGTGAGCGGTATTCCAATTGTTCAGGCTGCGGAGGGCGAGATGCGGGTACGTCCCGAGGTTCCGGGCGGCCAACTGGCGCGTCATCAGGGGCTTGCGGTGAACGCGGTCGCAGCAGAAGGTCAGGCCTCAGGCCCGGTTGATCAGGTCACTCTCGCGCCAAAAGACACTGATCTGTCACATGAAGACCAGCCCATTTCTGCCGCGAAGGTGGCGCCTGTTACGCAACCAAAACCGCTCGCGCCTGCATCTGATGTGATTACGCGCGCGACGCCGGGCGTGGTAGAAAATCTGCAGGACGGCGCGATTGACGCTGTTGTGGCCGAACTTACTGCTGGCACCAAACCTTTGGCTGAGGCGCAGGCGGACTCGAATGCTACGACCGATATCGCCGCCACGGACACAGTGCCCACCACCGAAAAGGCAACGCCTGCCTTGGCACAGCGTATCGTGCTGCGCCCGAAATTGCGGCCTGACAACATCGCAACCTTGCAAAAAGCGTCACTTACCGTGGAAACACCGGCCTCTGAAGTGGATGCATCGGCCATTCCTGCTGGTACCCGGCTGGCGCAACTCGGCGCTTTTGACAGCGCCGATGTGGCACGTGCAGAATGGGCCCGTCTGGAAACACGTTTTGGCGATTACCTGCAAGATAAATCCCGTGTGGTGCAACAAGCGCAATCGGGTGGACGTACATTCTATCGCCTGCGGGCTATGGGGTTTGTGGATATCGCCGATGCGCGTCGGTTCTGTTCCGCCTTCAAAGCAGAAGGGGTCGATTGCATCCCTGTTGCCGTGAAGTGA
- the argS gene encoding arginine--tRNA ligase, translated as MNLFADIRAFVLDCLQEMVAAGQLPEGLAFDNVTVEPPRDPAHGDMATNAAMVLAKSAGLKPREIAEALATRLRADARITTAELAGPGFLNLRLAASVWQGVVASALSEGTDFGRAALGQGKKVNVEYVSANPTGPLHVGHTRGAVFGDALASLLDFAGYDVTREYYINDGGAQVDVLARSVYLRYLEAHGQEVAFPDGTYPGDYLIAVGESLKEKVGDAYLDKGEQFWLEDVRNFATDAMMDLIRADLKALGVEMDVFYSEKSLYGTGRIEAAIEDLRGKGLIYEGVLEPPKGKKPEDWEPREQTLFASTEHGDDVDRPVQKSDGNWTYFAPDIAYHYDKVNRGYDALIDIFGADHGGYVKRMKAAVSALSGGAVTLDIKLTQLVKLFKNGEPFKMSKRAGTFVTLRDVVDQVGPDVTRFVMLTRKNDAMLDFDFDKVMEQSRENPVFYVQYAHARVASVMRRAREAGMAVDAAALQDADLSLLDHAAELGLAAKLAEWPRLVETAARSNEPHRVAFYLYELAGTFHALWNKGNDVTSLRFVQDDPKVTTAKIALARATSVVIAAGLGILGVTPAEEMR; from the coding sequence ATGAACCTCTTCGCTGATATCCGCGCCTTTGTATTGGACTGTTTGCAGGAGATGGTTGCAGCTGGCCAGTTGCCTGAGGGCCTTGCGTTTGACAATGTGACCGTCGAGCCGCCACGCGATCCTGCCCATGGCGATATGGCGACCAATGCGGCGATGGTTCTGGCCAAATCGGCAGGTCTCAAGCCGCGCGAAATTGCGGAAGCTTTGGCGACGCGGTTGCGCGCGGACGCGCGTATCACCACTGCCGAGTTGGCCGGTCCCGGTTTTTTGAACCTGCGGCTTGCGGCCTCTGTCTGGCAGGGCGTTGTCGCGTCTGCGCTGTCTGAAGGGACAGATTTTGGTCGTGCCGCTTTGGGGCAGGGCAAAAAGGTCAATGTTGAATATGTGTCGGCCAACCCAACCGGACCCTTGCATGTGGGCCATACGCGCGGTGCCGTTTTCGGCGATGCGCTGGCGTCCCTGCTGGATTTTGCCGGATATGATGTGACGCGGGAATATTACATCAACGATGGCGGTGCGCAGGTCGATGTGCTCGCACGCTCTGTCTATCTGCGCTACCTGGAAGCGCACGGACAAGAGGTCGCCTTTCCCGATGGCACCTACCCGGGCGACTATCTGATCGCAGTGGGGGAGTCGCTGAAGGAAAAGGTTGGCGATGCCTATCTGGACAAGGGCGAACAGTTCTGGCTCGAGGACGTGCGCAATTTTGCCACCGACGCGATGATGGATCTGATCCGGGCGGATCTCAAAGCGCTCGGCGTTGAGATGGATGTGTTTTACTCCGAAAAATCGCTTTATGGCACGGGCCGGATCGAGGCGGCCATTGAGGATCTGCGCGGCAAAGGCCTCATTTATGAGGGCGTGTTGGAACCTCCGAAGGGTAAGAAGCCCGAGGATTGGGAGCCACGCGAACAAACCCTTTTTGCCTCCACTGAACACGGTGACGATGTAGACCGGCCGGTGCAGAAATCGGATGGCAACTGGACCTATTTTGCGCCCGATATCGCCTATCACTACGATAAGGTGAACCGAGGCTATGACGCGTTGATTGACATCTTTGGTGCGGATCATGGCGGTTACGTCAAACGGATGAAAGCTGCGGTGTCTGCATTATCCGGCGGCGCGGTTACGCTGGATATAAAACTTACGCAATTGGTCAAACTGTTCAAGAACGGTGAGCCGTTCAAGATGTCCAAGCGGGCAGGGACCTTTGTGACCCTGCGCGACGTGGTTGATCAGGTTGGTCCGGACGTGACCCGGTTCGTGATGCTGACGCGTAAAAATGATGCGATGCTTGATTTTGATTTTGACAAGGTCATGGAGCAAAGCCGCGAAAATCCAGTATTTTACGTACAATATGCCCATGCGCGGGTGGCCTCGGTGATGCGCAGGGCGCGCGAGGCGGGTATGGCTGTGGATGCGGCTGCCTTGCAGGACGCGGATCTGAGCCTTTTGGATCATGCTGCCGAATTGGGGCTTGCGGCCAAGCTTGCCGAGTGGCCCCGCTTGGTTGAAACGGCTGCACGCAGCAATGAACCGCACAGGGTGGCGTTTTATCTTTACGAGCTGGCAGGCACGTTTCACGCGCTCTGGAACAAGGGGAATGATGTGACCTCATTGCGCTTTGTGCAGGATGACCCAAAAGTCACAACGGCGAAAATCGCGCTGGCGCGGGCTACGAGCGTTGTAATTGCAGCCGGTCTTGGTATTCTTGGTGTTACACCGGCTGAGGAAATGCGATAG
- a CDS encoding deoxyguanosinetriphosphate triphosphohydrolase, producing MTAQFASNPSHSRGRLVPEEESTFRSCFQRDRDRIIHASAFRRLKHKTQVFIEHEGDYYRTRLTHSIEVAQVARTIAGALQLNPELTEAVALAHDLGHTPFGHTGEDALSSLMQPYGGFDHNAQAIRIVTNLERHYADFDGLNLTWDTLEGLAKHNGPVTGKIPWALEEYNDRYDLELETYASAEAQVAAIADDVAYNHHDLHDGLRAELFSTDELAALPILNACFEEVDGIYPGLNYYRRRHEALRRFFGVLVEDVIHFAETRLMELQPQSVDDIRSAGRTMIRFSDDVFADLKVIRSFLFDRMYRAPSVVEMRGQVTQVVNELFPYFMAHPDQLPKQWRKDVEAAKGETALARIVSDYISGMTDRFALQEHERLIP from the coding sequence ATGACGGCTCAATTTGCCTCAAATCCGAGCCACAGCCGGGGACGCCTTGTGCCGGAAGAGGAAAGTACGTTTCGATCCTGTTTTCAAAGGGATCGGGATAGAATAATTCACGCCAGCGCTTTCCGCCGGCTCAAGCACAAGACCCAGGTCTTCATCGAACATGAAGGCGACTATTATCGCACGCGCCTGACCCACTCGATTGAGGTCGCGCAGGTCGCGCGCACCATCGCCGGGGCCTTGCAGCTTAATCCTGAACTCACGGAAGCCGTGGCTTTGGCACATGATTTGGGTCACACGCCATTTGGTCATACCGGTGAAGATGCTCTGTCTTCCCTGATGCAACCCTACGGCGGGTTTGACCATAATGCGCAGGCAATTCGGATCGTGACAAATCTGGAGCGTCACTATGCTGATTTTGACGGGTTGAACCTGACCTGGGACACGCTTGAAGGACTGGCCAAGCACAACGGACCCGTTACTGGCAAGATCCCCTGGGCTCTGGAGGAATACAACGATCGATACGATCTTGAGCTGGAGACATATGCCAGTGCCGAAGCGCAGGTCGCCGCAATAGCCGATGATGTTGCCTACAATCACCATGATTTGCATGACGGTTTGCGCGCAGAGCTGTTTTCCACGGACGAACTGGCTGCCTTGCCAATCCTGAATGCCTGTTTTGAAGAGGTGGACGGGATCTATCCGGGGCTCAATTATTATCGCCGTCGCCACGAGGCCCTGCGCCGGTTTTTTGGCGTATTGGTGGAGGACGTCATCCACTTTGCAGAGACTCGACTGATGGAACTGCAACCGCAGTCGGTGGATGATATTCGCTCCGCAGGGCGCACAATGATCCGGTTCTCTGATGATGTTTTTGCCGATCTCAAAGTAATCAGGTCCTTTCTGTTTGACCGTATGTATCGCGCGCCGAGTGTGGTCGAAATGCGCGGACAGGTGACCCAGGTCGTCAATGAACTTTTCCCTTATTTCATGGCTCACCCGGATCAACTGCCCAAGCAATGGCGCAAGGACGTCGAAGCGGCCAAGGGCGAGACTGCTTTGGCCCGGATCGTATCAGATTACATTTCTGGCATGACGGATCGGTTTGCCCTGCAGGAACATGAACGCCTGATACCTTGA
- a CDS encoding iron-sulfur cluster assembly accessory protein encodes MQLPPTVTPRAFDRLVEIGAAIEGKALRIAVEGGGCSGFHYEIALDDPREDDLVLEGSGQKVVVDAVSLPFLGGATIDFTEELIGARFVIDNPNASSSCGCGTSFSM; translated from the coding sequence ATGCAACTTCCTCCGACTGTCACACCCCGCGCCTTCGACCGCCTCGTTGAAATTGGTGCCGCGATTGAGGGAAAAGCTTTGCGGATCGCTGTGGAAGGCGGCGGATGTTCCGGATTTCATTACGAAATTGCGCTGGATGATCCGCGCGAGGATGATTTGGTTTTGGAAGGATCCGGACAAAAAGTTGTCGTTGATGCGGTGTCCCTGCCGTTTCTCGGCGGTGCCACAATTGATTTCACGGAAGAACTGATTGGTGCTCGCTTCGTGATCGACAATCCGAATGCGTCGAGCTCATGTGGATGCGGCACGTCTTTTTCGATGTAA
- a CDS encoding DUF6749 domain-containing protein: MKTNAMIAVPAAHEFSGTENDLHSGAGTEMFTSASVTCGAGTEMFTSASVDVEENILVGGKTGLFTTSM, encoded by the coding sequence ATGAAGACGAACGCAATGATCGCAGTGCCAGCCGCTCACGAGTTTTCTGGCACCGAAAATGACCTTCACAGCGGTGCAGGAACAGAAATGTTCACTTCTGCCTCTGTTACATGCGGCGCAGGCACAGAAATGTTCACCTCCGCCTCAGTGGACGTCGAAGAAAACATTCTGGTAGGCGGCAAAACAGGTCTATTCACGACTTCCATGTAA
- the xth gene encoding exodeoxyribonuclease III: MKIATFNINGIKARINALPQWLDEAQPDIALLQEIKSVDDAFPTEIFEERGYNVETHGQKGFNGVAILSKHPLEDVTRGLPGDDSDEQARWIEATVMGDTHPIRVCGLYLPNGNPAPGPKYEYKLDWMARLLTHAERLLAEETPFLMAGDYNIIPQAEDAATPDTWREDALFRSESRAAFRKLLNLGLTEAFRARTQGPGHYSFWDYQAGAWNRNNGIRIDHFLLCPQAADMLTDCAIDKDVRGRDKPSDHVPVWVNLAA; encoded by the coding sequence ATGAAAATCGCCACATTCAATATCAACGGTATCAAAGCACGCATCAATGCCTTGCCGCAATGGCTTGATGAGGCCCAGCCCGACATCGCACTGTTGCAGGAAATCAAGTCAGTCGATGACGCCTTCCCCACCGAGATTTTTGAGGAGCGTGGCTACAACGTCGAAACCCACGGCCAGAAGGGTTTCAATGGTGTTGCCATACTGTCAAAACACCCGCTTGAAGATGTCACCCGTGGCCTGCCCGGTGATGACAGTGACGAACAGGCGCGCTGGATCGAAGCGACCGTCATGGGCGATACGCATCCCATCAGAGTTTGTGGGCTTTATCTACCGAATGGCAATCCAGCACCGGGACCTAAATATGAGTACAAACTCGACTGGATGGCGCGGCTCTTGACACACGCAGAACGCCTGTTGGCCGAGGAGACACCGTTCTTGATGGCGGGGGATTACAACATTATCCCACAGGCAGAAGACGCCGCGACGCCCGATACCTGGCGTGAGGATGCTCTTTTTCGATCCGAAAGCCGAGCGGCATTTCGCAAATTGCTCAATCTCGGCCTCACCGAGGCGTTTCGCGCCCGCACACAAGGCCCGGGACATTACAGCTTTTGGGATTATCAGGCCGGTGCCTGGAACCGGAACAACGGTATTCGCATTGACCACTTTCTCTTATGCCCCCAAGCGGCGGATATGCTCACCGACTGCGCGATCGACAAAGATGTGCGCGGGCGCGACAAACCTTCCGATCACGTGCCAGTCTGGGTCAATCTGGCCGCCTGA
- a CDS encoding HNH endonuclease, with product MDGNFRTEFTRNPASLRHRPALVLNADYRPLSYYPLSLWPWQDAIKAAWLDRVDIVAEYDDIVRSPSTEIRIPSVVVLKDYVKPQKRVAFTRFNLFLRDEFCCQYCGAKGELTFDHVVPRASGGVTSWQNVVAACSPCNLKKGSKPLHRTGMNLRKPPRQPGAEELRNMGRKFPPGHLHESWMDFLYWDAELQA from the coding sequence ATGGATGGCAATTTCAGAACTGAATTTACCCGGAACCCGGCGAGCCTGCGGCACCGCCCCGCGTTGGTTCTGAATGCGGATTACAGGCCACTGAGTTATTATCCTCTGTCGCTTTGGCCCTGGCAGGACGCCATCAAAGCCGCGTGGTTGGACCGGGTGGATATCGTCGCTGAATATGACGACATTGTCCGCAGCCCGAGCACGGAAATCAGGATACCTTCCGTCGTCGTTCTGAAAGACTATGTAAAACCTCAAAAGCGCGTGGCCTTCACGCGCTTTAATTTGTTTCTGAGGGATGAATTCTGCTGCCAATATTGCGGCGCAAAAGGGGAACTTACCTTTGACCACGTGGTGCCGCGTGCCAGCGGTGGTGTGACCAGTTGGCAAAACGTCGTAGCCGCTTGTAGCCCGTGCAACCTCAAGAAGGGGTCGAAACCCTTGCACCGGACAGGCATGAACCTGCGCAAACCACCACGCCAACCCGGCGCGGAAGAACTGCGCAACATGGGTCGGAAATTTCCACCGGGCCACTTGCACGAAAGCTGGATGGATTTCTTGTATTGGGATGCTGAACTGCAGGCTTAA
- a CDS encoding prolyl oligopeptidase family serine peptidase encodes MRRQLYTLTASLSFALITLVPGFAQAQEFRPAVAEFKAAHTRVERALAGHFWYPTLAEGEEGLLRGSAVWRDVSGHLDARIAPGVFPVVLISHGMYGNSLNQAWLAKRLAAEGIISVMPNHPGTTSFGRDPEQARQLWLRATDLSVSFDGLLTDPRVADHMDPTRVAAIGHSLGGYTVMAAAGARHDVAHFNDSCSAAMERPDCQALDMWKVGHSPDDLELLQSDRSDPRIRTVIPLDLGGTQTFDPASLAAIDMPVLVLGSGRQDMLEQDIESRALASALPSERVTHEEMEDVGHFDFMGVCVEGGYDILKREEPGDEIVCVKGMSEREAQQDRIFELIMTHLQRTGVIAE; translated from the coding sequence ATGAGACGCCAACTCTACACCCTGACCGCCAGTCTGAGCTTTGCTTTGATCACGCTGGTGCCGGGATTTGCCCAAGCGCAAGAGTTTCGCCCTGCCGTTGCCGAATTCAAGGCCGCACACACCAGGGTCGAACGCGCGCTGGCCGGACATTTTTGGTATCCAACGCTGGCCGAAGGCGAGGAAGGGTTGTTGCGCGGCAGTGCCGTGTGGCGAGATGTTTCTGGCCATTTGGATGCGCGTATCGCACCGGGCGTTTTCCCGGTGGTTCTGATCTCGCACGGCATGTACGGCAATTCGCTCAATCAGGCATGGCTCGCCAAACGGCTGGCGGCTGAGGGCATCATCTCGGTGATGCCGAACCATCCCGGCACCACCAGCTTTGGACGTGACCCGGAACAGGCCCGTCAGCTTTGGCTGCGTGCGACGGATCTGAGCGTCAGTTTTGACGGACTTTTGACCGATCCCCGTGTGGCGGATCATATGGACCCCACTCGGGTTGCTGCAATCGGTCACTCATTGGGGGGGTATACCGTCATGGCGGCGGCAGGTGCACGTCACGATGTGGCCCATTTCAACGATAGCTGCTCGGCTGCTATGGAACGTCCTGATTGCCAGGCGCTGGACATGTGGAAAGTGGGGCACAGCCCGGATGATCTGGAGCTGTTGCAAAGCGACCGGTCCGATCCACGCATCCGCACTGTCATTCCTTTGGATTTGGGGGGAACCCAAACATTTGATCCTGCCAGTCTGGCGGCGATTGACATGCCGGTATTGGTACTTGGGTCGGGGCGGCAGGACATGCTGGAGCAGGACATTGAGTCGCGTGCTTTGGCAAGCGCGCTTCCTTCAGAGCGGGTCACCCATGAAGAAATGGAAGATGTCGGTCATTTCGACTTCATGGGTGTCTGTGTCGAGGGTGGATATGACATTCTGAAACGCGAAGAACCCGGCGATGAGATCGTTTGCGTTAAAGGTATGTCGGAACGCGAAGCGCAACAGGATCGCATTTTTGAACTGATCATGACCCATCTACAACGCACAGGCGTTATCGCGGAGTAG
- a CDS encoding AraC family transcriptional regulator produces the protein MMALVVTRPWLTHRAKILFATLAVLMIVETVLVSLRFAYQIGSVLALQRLLPFWIGPLLYLGYVALSDRAERMQMIMLGHLSCAAVINIVIASIPQTRVALDLLIGLSYATYAVFLMRLWRGGPDLLSQLPVAHIPKMRRLLLLGVLLLAVTCVMDTVIAVDFARNAGENVSRLLSIGSAILILSFCIAAFWVARAPKHIPLGVRAPEDQDTAILRQATRFLHESRLFTDPDLSLTRLARRIGVTDRALSTAINRETGNNVSQFINGFRVAEAARLLRATKDPVGTIGEASGFLTRSNFYTEFQRVHDQSPGAYRKG, from the coding sequence ATGATGGCATTGGTTGTCACGCGCCCGTGGCTGACGCACCGTGCGAAAATACTGTTCGCAACGCTGGCGGTCCTGATGATAGTGGAAACCGTTCTCGTTTCTTTGCGCTTTGCCTATCAGATAGGAAGCGTTCTGGCTCTGCAGCGTCTGCTGCCTTTCTGGATCGGGCCTTTGCTTTATCTTGGCTATGTCGCGCTTTCTGATCGTGCGGAACGTATGCAGATGATCATGCTTGGGCATTTGAGCTGTGCTGCGGTGATAAACATTGTGATCGCCAGTATTCCACAAACCCGCGTCGCGCTTGATCTACTGATTGGGCTCAGCTACGCAACTTATGCGGTTTTCCTGATGCGGCTTTGGCGCGGGGGACCCGATTTGCTGTCCCAGCTCCCGGTGGCGCATATCCCCAAGATGCGGCGTTTGTTGCTGCTTGGCGTCCTGCTGCTTGCTGTGACGTGTGTGATGGATACCGTGATCGCTGTGGATTTTGCGAGAAACGCAGGAGAGAACGTCTCGCGGCTCCTCTCCATCGGCAGCGCGATATTGATCCTGAGTTTTTGCATCGCCGCATTCTGGGTTGCACGCGCTCCAAAACACATACCGCTTGGGGTGCGCGCGCCCGAGGATCAGGATACGGCAATCTTGCGCCAGGCCACGCGGTTCCTGCATGAAAGCCGCCTGTTCACCGACCCAGACCTGTCCCTGACGCGGCTGGCCCGGCGGATTGGTGTCACCGATCGTGCATTGTCCACTGCGATCAATCGTGAAACCGGCAACAATGTGTCACAGTTTATCAACGGTTTTCGTGTTGCTGAAGCTGCCCGCTTGCTGCGCGCAACCAAAGATCCGGTTGGCACAATTGGCGAGGCATCAGGCTTTCTGACGCGCTCGAACTTTTACACAGAGTTTCAGCGCGTTCATGACCAAAGCCCCGGTGCGTACCGCAAAGGGTAA